A genomic segment from Micropterus dolomieu isolate WLL.071019.BEF.003 ecotype Adirondacks linkage group LG03, ASM2129224v1, whole genome shotgun sequence encodes:
- the seh1l gene encoding nucleoporin SEH1: MFVARSIAADHKDLIHDVSYDFHGRRMATCSSDQSVKVWDKSENGEWHCTASWKTHSGSVWRVTWAHPEFGQVLASCSFDRTAAVWEEIVGESNDKQRGLSHWIKRTTLVDSRTSVTDVKFAPKHMGLMLTTCSADGVVRIYEAPDVMNLSQWSLQHEISCKLSCSCISWNPSSSRAHPPMFAVGSDDSNVTYGGKVQIYEYNENTRKYAKAETLMTVTDAVHDIAFAPNLGRSFHVLAIATKDVRIFKLVPMRKETTSTGPTKFEVQIVAQFDNHNSQVWRVSWNITSTLLASSGDDGCVRLWKANYMDNWKCTGILKGDGSPLTGSSGQPTAMSTVVGSSVQTSQNALNGMSAGRIGKRAPFAPPLRQLTSPKIYQHPAYY, encoded by the exons ATGTTTGTAGCGCGTAGTATCGCAGCAGATCATAAAGATCTAATTCACGATGTGTCGTATGATTTTCACGGCCGCAGAATGGCAACTTGCTCCAGTGATCAAAGTGTCAAG GTTTGGGACAAAAGTGAGAATGGAGAGTGGCACTGCACAGCCAGCTGGAAG ACACACAGCGGCTCAGTGTGGAGAGTGACCTGGGCTCATCCAGAATTTGGGCAGGTTCTGGCCTCCTGCTCCTTTGACAGGACAGCTGCTGTCTGGGAGGAGATTGTTGGGGAGTCCAATGACAAGCAGAGAGGACTGAGCCACTGG ATAAAGAGAACCACACTAGTGGACAGTAGGACGTCAGTGACTGATGTGAAATTTGCCCCTAAACACATGGGCCTCATGCTGACCACCTGCTCAGCGGACGGAGTGGTGAGGATCTACGAGGCTCCTGATGTGATGAACCTAAGTCAGTGGTCCCTGCAGCATGAGATCTCATGCAAGCTCAGCTGCAGCTGCATTTCTTGGAACCCCTCAAG CTCTCGAGCCCACCCGCCAATGTTTGCAGTGGGGAGTGACGACAGCAACGTAACGTACGGTGGGAAAGTACAGATCTATGAGTATAATGAAAACACAAG GAAATATGCTAAAGCAGAGACGCTGATGACCGTCACTGATGCAGTCCATGACATTGCATTTGCTCCAAACCTGGGAAGATCTTTCCACGTGCTCGCCATTGCAACTAAAGACGTCAGGATCTTCAAGCTTGTGCCTATGAG GAAGGAGACCACCTCTACAGGACCCACCAAGTTTGAGGTGCAGATTGTGGCTCAGTTTGACAACCATAACTCCCAAGTGTGGCGTGTGAGCTGGAACATCACCAGCACCCTGCTGGCCTCTTCCGGGGATGACGGCTGTGTTCGCCTCTGGAAAG CTAACTACATGGACAACTGGAAGTGCACAGGCATCCTGAAGGGAGACGGCAGCCCACTCACTGGCTCGTCTGGTCAGCCCACAGCCATGAGCACCGTGGTGGGCTCGTCTGTTCAGACCTCCCAGAACGCCCTGAACGGCATGTCTGCAGGAAG GATTGGAAAGAGGGCTCCCTTTGCCCCTCCCCTGCGGCAGCTGACCTCTCCAAAGATATACCAGCATCCTGCATATTACTAA